From Salvia splendens isolate huo1 chromosome 16, SspV2, whole genome shotgun sequence, a single genomic window includes:
- the LOC121772445 gene encoding uncharacterized protein LOC121772445 isoform X1: MLRRSLTQLASSNSFSRLPLQATTQIPSYLSSRREFSVSPKNGPKKLDPGSTPEPQSRVPKILTGGLALGSVLLAAYYYGALDEYIGKQKESIREYTNTGIGDKATEAFPGQKDTYNPASGMITVIPDNTSRQSGESSPIVDHGKQDAETHAEPHVPGDSMRTEEEKSFQEKLAKVETLLNADHVESSDIPNVPQSSSLSGDGTSKPAEESVDLKGLGLGADEPEHKEIETTTTFTSADNTSADSVVTSVQSEPTTTDDIQEVFQDGIAQKSDSLLNDYLLKDNSEGYASPSSKNHEKIDLFSDILFTSDIELLKDTSSTVEDAHGGYITNDVNLIIDFLQAIHAAEQRQAEMDARSFAEEKRAMKEKYEKELKDARVRELMYAEREAILDKELTKERVKAAAALKSLQETLEEQLKTELEQKEMEVEQRLKEMQDIAKAELAAAISIEKASQIEKMAEANLHINALCMAFYARSEEARQSHSVHKLALGALALEDALSKGLPIKKEIETVRDHLEGIDKDALIPLVLSSLPEDTQKYGTDTLSQLNHKFDAMKGTLRHFSLIPPGGGGILSHSLAQVASWLKVKEADLLGEGVESVINRVEILLAQGKLCEAADTLENGVRGSQAAEVVTDWVWRARDRAITEQALTVLQSYTTSISLT, encoded by the exons ATGTTACGCAG GTCACTTACACAGCTCGCATCCAGCAATTCATTCAGTAGGCTTCCTTTGCAAGCTACAACTCAG ATACCTTCATACCTTTCTTCCAGAAGGGAATTTTCTGTTTCCCCGAAGAATGGACCAAAGAAGCTAGATCCAGGAAGCACCCCTGAACCTCAGAGCCGTGTACCAAAGATTCTCACTGGAGGTCTTGCGTTGGGTTCTGTCCTCCTGGCTGCGTACTATTATGGTGCTCTTGATGAGTACATTGGGAAGCAAAAAGAAAGCATCAGAGAATACACCAACACCGGGATTGGTGATAAGGCTACAGAGGCATTTCCAGGACAAAAAGACACATACAATCCAGCTAGTGGAATGATTACTGTAATTCCTGATAACACCTCAAGGCAATCAGGTGAATCAAGTCCCATTGTGGACCATGGCAAACAAGATGCTGAAACACATGCAGAGCCACATGTTCCAGGAGACTCGATGAGAACTGAAGAAGAGAAAAGTTTTCAAGAAAAACTTGCTAAAGTTGAGACACTATTGAATGCCGATCATGTTGAAAGTAGCGATATTCCTAATGTTCCTCAAAGCAGCTCATTGTCAGGTGATGGAACTAGTAAACCGGCTGAAGAAAGTGTTGATCTGAAGGGCCTGGGGTTGGGAGCTGATGAGCCAGAGCACAAGGAAATAGAGACCACAACCACTTTTACTTCAGCTGATAATACTTCTGCTGACTCTGTAGTAACATCTGTACAAAGCGAGCCAACCACAACTGATGACATACAAGAG GTTTTCCAGGATGGTATAGCACAAAAATCTGATTCGCTCCTCAACGATTATCTATTAAAAGACAATTCTGAAGGATATGCTTCACCTTCATCAAAAAATCACGAG AAGATTGATCTTTTCTCGGATATACTTTTTACATCTGATATTGAACTATTGAAGGATACTAGTTCCACAGTAGAAGATGCCCATGGTGGTTACATAACAAATGATGTGAACCTGATTATTGACTTCTTGCAAGCAATACATGCTGCTGAACAAAGGCAAGCAGAGATGGACGCTCGTTCTTTTGCAGAAGAAAAGAGAGCAATGAAG GAGAAATATGAAAAGGAACTTAAGGACGCACGAGTCAGGGAACTCATGTATGCTGAGAGGGAAGCCATTTTGGATAAG GAATTGACAAAAGAACGGGTTAAAGCAGCTGCCGCACTCAAATCTCTTCAAGAAACATTAGAAGAGCAACTCAAAACTGAACTTGAGCAGAAG GAAATGGAAGTGGAACAAAGACTGAAGGAAATGCAAGATATAGCTAAAGCTGAACTGGCTGCGGCAATTTCAATTGAGAAGGCTTCTCAGATTGAGAAAATGGCTGAAGCCAATCTTCAT ATAAATGCTTTGTGCATGGCATTTTATGCGCGCTCTGAAGAAGCTCGCCAGAGTCACTCTGTGCACAAGCTTGCTCTG GGTGCACTGGCACTGGAGGATGCACTATCCAAAGGGTTAccaattaaaaaggaaatagagaCCGTCCGCGATCATCTTGAAGGCATTGACAAAGACGCACTTATACCTCTAGTTCTATCGTCACTTCCCGAAGACACTCAAAAATACGGAACAGATACCCTGTCCCAATTGAATCACAAG TTTGATGCCATGAAGGGGACACTGAGGCACTTCAGTTTAATCCCACCTGGTGGCGGAGGGATATTGTCGCACTCATTGGCTCAAGTTGCTTCGTGGTTAAAG GTTAAGGAGGCTGATCTGTTGGGCGAAGGAGTTGAATCTGTCATAAACAGAGTCGAGATTTTGTTAGCTCAAGGCAAACTATGCGAAGCTGCAGATACTCTTGAGAACGGGGTTAGAGGCAGCCAGGCAGCAGAAGTCGTTACCGATTGGGTCTGGCGAGCTAGGGACAGAGCCATCACAGAGCAAGCTTTGACGGTCTTGCAGTCCTACACCACTTCCATCAGCCTAACCTGA
- the LOC121772445 gene encoding extracellular matrix-binding protein ebh-like isoform X2 — MLRRSLTQLASSNSFSRLPLQATTQIPSYLSSRREFSVSPKNGPKKLDPGSTPEPQSRVPKILTGGLALGSVLLAAYYYGALDEYIGKQKESIREYTNTGIGDKATEAFPGQKDTYNPASGMITVIPDNTSRQSGESSPIVDHGKQDAETHAEPHVPGDSMRTEEEKSFQEKLAKVETLLNADHVESSDIPNVPQSSSLSGDGTSKPAEESVDLKGLGLGADEPEHKEIETTTTFTSADNTSADSVVTSVQSEPTTTDDIQEVFQDGIAQKSDSLLNDYLLKDNSEGYASPSSKNHEDTSSTVEDAHGGYITNDVNLIIDFLQAIHAAEQRQAEMDARSFAEEKRAMKEKYEKELKDARVRELMYAEREAILDKELTKERVKAAAALKSLQETLEEQLKTELEQKEMEVEQRLKEMQDIAKAELAAAISIEKASQIEKMAEANLHINALCMAFYARSEEARQSHSVHKLALGALALEDALSKGLPIKKEIETVRDHLEGIDKDALIPLVLSSLPEDTQKYGTDTLSQLNHKFDAMKGTLRHFSLIPPGGGGILSHSLAQVASWLKVKEADLLGEGVESVINRVEILLAQGKLCEAADTLENGVRGSQAAEVVTDWVWRARDRAITEQALTVLQSYTTSISLT; from the exons ATGTTACGCAG GTCACTTACACAGCTCGCATCCAGCAATTCATTCAGTAGGCTTCCTTTGCAAGCTACAACTCAG ATACCTTCATACCTTTCTTCCAGAAGGGAATTTTCTGTTTCCCCGAAGAATGGACCAAAGAAGCTAGATCCAGGAAGCACCCCTGAACCTCAGAGCCGTGTACCAAAGATTCTCACTGGAGGTCTTGCGTTGGGTTCTGTCCTCCTGGCTGCGTACTATTATGGTGCTCTTGATGAGTACATTGGGAAGCAAAAAGAAAGCATCAGAGAATACACCAACACCGGGATTGGTGATAAGGCTACAGAGGCATTTCCAGGACAAAAAGACACATACAATCCAGCTAGTGGAATGATTACTGTAATTCCTGATAACACCTCAAGGCAATCAGGTGAATCAAGTCCCATTGTGGACCATGGCAAACAAGATGCTGAAACACATGCAGAGCCACATGTTCCAGGAGACTCGATGAGAACTGAAGAAGAGAAAAGTTTTCAAGAAAAACTTGCTAAAGTTGAGACACTATTGAATGCCGATCATGTTGAAAGTAGCGATATTCCTAATGTTCCTCAAAGCAGCTCATTGTCAGGTGATGGAACTAGTAAACCGGCTGAAGAAAGTGTTGATCTGAAGGGCCTGGGGTTGGGAGCTGATGAGCCAGAGCACAAGGAAATAGAGACCACAACCACTTTTACTTCAGCTGATAATACTTCTGCTGACTCTGTAGTAACATCTGTACAAAGCGAGCCAACCACAACTGATGACATACAAGAG GTTTTCCAGGATGGTATAGCACAAAAATCTGATTCGCTCCTCAACGATTATCTATTAAAAGACAATTCTGAAGGATATGCTTCACCTTCATCAAAAAATCACGAG GATACTAGTTCCACAGTAGAAGATGCCCATGGTGGTTACATAACAAATGATGTGAACCTGATTATTGACTTCTTGCAAGCAATACATGCTGCTGAACAAAGGCAAGCAGAGATGGACGCTCGTTCTTTTGCAGAAGAAAAGAGAGCAATGAAG GAGAAATATGAAAAGGAACTTAAGGACGCACGAGTCAGGGAACTCATGTATGCTGAGAGGGAAGCCATTTTGGATAAG GAATTGACAAAAGAACGGGTTAAAGCAGCTGCCGCACTCAAATCTCTTCAAGAAACATTAGAAGAGCAACTCAAAACTGAACTTGAGCAGAAG GAAATGGAAGTGGAACAAAGACTGAAGGAAATGCAAGATATAGCTAAAGCTGAACTGGCTGCGGCAATTTCAATTGAGAAGGCTTCTCAGATTGAGAAAATGGCTGAAGCCAATCTTCAT ATAAATGCTTTGTGCATGGCATTTTATGCGCGCTCTGAAGAAGCTCGCCAGAGTCACTCTGTGCACAAGCTTGCTCTG GGTGCACTGGCACTGGAGGATGCACTATCCAAAGGGTTAccaattaaaaaggaaatagagaCCGTCCGCGATCATCTTGAAGGCATTGACAAAGACGCACTTATACCTCTAGTTCTATCGTCACTTCCCGAAGACACTCAAAAATACGGAACAGATACCCTGTCCCAATTGAATCACAAG TTTGATGCCATGAAGGGGACACTGAGGCACTTCAGTTTAATCCCACCTGGTGGCGGAGGGATATTGTCGCACTCATTGGCTCAAGTTGCTTCGTGGTTAAAG GTTAAGGAGGCTGATCTGTTGGGCGAAGGAGTTGAATCTGTCATAAACAGAGTCGAGATTTTGTTAGCTCAAGGCAAACTATGCGAAGCTGCAGATACTCTTGAGAACGGGGTTAGAGGCAGCCAGGCAGCAGAAGTCGTTACCGATTGGGTCTGGCGAGCTAGGGACAGAGCCATCACAGAGCAAGCTTTGACGGTCTTGCAGTCCTACACCACTTCCATCAGCCTAACCTGA